The Lacerta agilis isolate rLacAgi1 chromosome 14, rLacAgi1.pri, whole genome shotgun sequence sequence taaaaaaaaaaaaaaaaaaaagtccaggaaaatccggacgtatggcaacccatgttggcaatGTTGTTTTTGGCGATTTACtgtaaaaaatagctcaaaaactgcattttatgggtggtgtttttttttgagaaatCACCAAActttggtaaaaaaaaacaaaaaaacccaacccttttctgtccagattttcactgtttaaaatatggcagccctactagAGATCTGTAGGCTTTCAATCTCAAATACAAAGCCTGCACCCCTTTGTAATTTTGGAGATATTCTCTCCCTTCCTTAAGCACCTCTCCCCTCACCACTACCCTACTGTCCCTACTATTGTGACATCTCTGTGATTTTATaatatctcacacacacacacacacacacacacacacacacacacatttccgtCTGCCAGGCTAATCCTAAAATGCCTGCAGAGGGGATTTTCTTTTGGAAGATGATAGTTCGGATTTACCAGAAATAATACACTACCaagctcattcccccccccccttttttttcatgACCTGGTGGCTTGAGCTAAAAAAGACTTAGCAAAGATGAGCTGGGCAGGGCACGTGCTGCCCTCTAGAGGCAGGGCAGATACCTAATGAAAAGCAGTCattttgcacatgcatgcatacatacattccAGAGCAAAGCCACCGCActtcaagcaaaaaaaaaaggtgctaGTATTGTAATACTGCATGCATATAACAAATATACACCATTACtgtattgtttattattttaagataTTTTTCTTTATACTGCTTTTCTAAAGCAAAATGCCTGAGGCAACTTACAAACCAAAAGCCATAAAATATGGCTTCACGTATTTCTCATTCTTGATGGAACAACCCCACagatgtcaattccgcctttgaaatcccagtaatgtctggaaaATCTGGGTGTATGGCAGTGCTTTAGGTGTGTGCTTTCGTGGTTTTAAGATTAGTCGCTCTGACTGGTTTATGCTTGGGACAGGAAAAGTGGGGTGCATTTCATGTAAATAAATCTGTGAATTAAAAATGTCGCAACACACTCCGATCGACCCCAGCGGCTCTGATCTGCCTGTTGGCGCTAATGCAGGATGACAAGAACGCCCTGTGACTTGCCATCTGCCAGGCTGTGTTGGGGATGGGGACATAGCTGTCGCTAATGAGGCCGCAGGGATTTTTGATCAGCAGGGGACAATCAATTACATAACTGGACtaggagaggcgggggggggcttTATTGAGGGAAAAGAGACACTGCACACTTGCCAAGGTCAGCAAAGGGGCAGGACTAAATATCAGTCACTGGTGGTCACGGGTAGGGAGAAGGCTGCTGAGCTCAAGTCCTGTttacaggcttcccataagcatctggtctGGCCACTGTAAGAGCAGGAAGCTGGTCTAGATGAGCCacgggcttgatccagcagggctctccgtACATACAATCATGACTCGCATCCAGTACCTACGGAAGTTGCGGGGCCCCGTCATCAAACCTTGTTAAGGAAAGCCAGAGCAGTGGTGTGTCCGCTTACAAATTGCCAAGACAGAGGATACAGGTTTGCATAACATAAGCACAGCTCAATGTATATCTACCGGTGTAAAATTTAGAAATATAGTAAttcaaacaaaaatgcaatatatgtcaccagtgctatttttctagaaaaagaggtgccagaactcaccgtgaacacctccttccttgttctcttattatggtaatggcacccacctgaaaggtgctggaactaagtTTCGGCAAGTTCCAGCAGAGAAAAAGGTTTGTGGCAAGAGGACTGATGGGCTTTCAaatagagggctgtcctctgtaaagtagggtgCATGGCCTGGTCTAGCGAGCAACCTGTCTCAAGCTGTGGTCAAGAGAAAGAGAGCACTGTATAAATATCAATGTTTGTTATTATGATGTTGGTGCCAACAAGCTTGACTGATCTtgattatacagtcgtaccttggaagtcgaatggaatccgttctggaagtctgtttgacttccaaaacgttcggaaaccaaagcaaggcttctgattggctgcaggaagctcctgtagccaatcagaagccacagaagccccatcagtcgtttgggttccaaagaatgtttgcaaaccggaacactcacttccgggtttgcagcatttgggagacaaaacatccaagtaccaaggcatttgggatccaaggtattgACTAGGGGAAGTCCTATCAACTCGATCTATCCTACAGATGGATTGAAGCATAGCTTCTGCTGACTAAAAGGCAAAAGAGAaccttaaaatgcatttttttaaagtactcaaTTTTAGGATTTTTgattatgataatgatgatagctcagtccttaataataataataataataataataataataataataataataaataatctcTTGTCATTTGAAATTAATTTGAGATCTTACTACTTAAAATCTCTTTGTAGGAAGAACTTTATGTTTGGCTTCTTAGGTTTGGGTTTAAGTTTATCAGTTATGGTGAGGGGGAGACAGGAAAGATCTCTGATCGCTGTGCAGGATTTGGGCCAAATTCAATCCAAGTtgaaagagattttttaaaaaataataataataatgaaaattcataaaactgtagagttggaagggaccaaaagaGCATATACCAAATATCTTACTTGTGACATATTGGgattgcagtgttagaaacatGCAGGTGCTGAATCTTTTAAATCTAGGAACACTTAAAACTGTactttgcaaagaaagaaagaaagaaagaaagaaagaaagaaagaaagaaagaaagaaagaaagaaagaaagagggagggaggaactctGCACAGTATGTATGCATGCTCAATCCTGTTAACTTGTGGACCTGATGGGAGACGACAGGCAAAGGCAGCCGGTCAGATCCTCCTATCTCTACACAGCAAATGTCTCCAATGGCTGGCACCTGCACAACCACGTGGATCCCAACTAATCCACTGCCAGCAGCACATCCCTGACCCACATTGGGCTcttcctgctgcgtttccctGGCAACAGGCCCTGCGTGGAACTGTGGGATTGGTGTGATAGTCTGTGTGCCAGGACACTGCTCAACAGGGGAAGCTTTCCGCCATCTCCTTATCAGAAGAGTCTACCTGCTGCCTGCTAATGCCACTGTTCAGTGAACAGAGCCAGGTGTCTGGCAGAAGTGGGGCAGGCAGCCGGGGGGGGCATAGATGTCAACTCTTcccttttttaatggaaattcccttattccgaataggattcctcacaagaaaaagggaaagttgacagctatgggggggggggtaagagttCTGCTGAATGTTTCACCAACCATCCTACAACGTTGTTCTGCATCTTTTGGCTCTCTTAAATACACCCAGCACTTTAAAGTAGCTTCTAAGTTTTCCCTCGCCCACCATTTCCTGCCAAAACACAAAGGGGGCCAGGCAGCAGATCTAACCAGCACATAGCGCCCTATGGGGCAACACACCTCCATTTTCTACACTAACTCCAGAAGGTCCAAAATGGAGAAGGGTGTTATGGCATGGCAACCAgagaggcagggagcaggagaggCGCTGACTCAGCACAGGCTTCATTAGCACCAAACAGAGCGGACAGCCATGCAGCAATAATGTGGCTTGTCTAGCCCCGCGCAAGTAACCCTTTCCTGGGCACACTGTCCCTGTACACAGTTCCGCtcacacaatttaaaaaataatgaagaaaGCTCCTTCGTccgaattaaacacacacacaaaatcaaccGTTGTTAGTTCCATGTCCATGCAATTTGAACCAGGAGGGACTGACAAAACTCAGGAGGTTAGAGGGGGAAAAGACACTTAGCCTTGTTAGCCTATGCTAGCCTCAACGTAATGGGACAAATAGAACGTGAATCGTTTCGTGTTAAGACCTGCAAAGCATTCTCCTGCAGTTTATCTAAAACCGCTGTGTAGGAGCTGCCAGTCAATGCATCAAACCAAACTGATGtagaaagtcaaaacaaaataaaaaataaataaattccttctagtagcaccttagagaccaactaagtttgttcttggtatgagctttcgtgtgcatgcacacttcttcagatacaatgaaacagaagtcaccaccagacccttatatatagtgagagagtgtggaggggtattactcagacaTTCagtgactttcaccccaccatcaacctaacaatgaaccaatctatgcaagaaatacatttttggacactactataaaaatacaggacagacacatagacaccaccttataccgtaaaccaactgaccgacaaacatatctacatgcttctagctaccatcccgaACATatcaaacaatccattgtatatagccagggcCTACGTTACAACTGCAtatgttccaactctacaaacaGAGACtttcacctaagagatctacagcaaacctttttagaactaaaatatccgcctgatgaagttaaacaacagatcaacagagccagactgatacccagagagaacttgctgcaagacagacccaaaaaagaaaataacagaacaccactagtaatcacatacagctcccaagttaaaacagtacaacgcatcatcagagatctacaacctctcctagacaatgacagttctctttctcaagctctggaaggaagacctttcatcgcctacaaacagccacccaatcttaaacaactcctcacccacaataatacaactacaggacttaacatggacactggtaccagagcctgcaataaacccagatgccaactttgctgccgcatacacccagacaacaccattactggccccaacaacatcaaacataccatctcaggactatttaattgctcatcttctaacattgtgtatgccatcaaatgccaacagtgcccttcagttctctatattggacaaacaggccaaaccctacaccaaaggataaatggacataaatctcatatcaggaatcacaagacagagaaaccagtagaacacttcaatctcccaggacattctatacaagatctcaaagtagctgtcttattgcaaaggaatttcagaaatagactggaaagagaagttgctgaattgcaactcattaccaaacttaaaactatggagagacctggtctgaacaaagacattggattcttatctcattatacatgacagccatctttccccttgctttttcctgtaagaccaattgcagtcgataacagtcatcaacaggttttccacacctatcagccaatcacccattcccaccacccttctgagtaatacccctccccactctctcactatatataagggtctggtgacttctctttcagtgtatctgaagaagtgtgcatgtacacgaaagctcataccaagaacaaacttagttggtctctaaggtgctactggaaggggagggggggtattttgttttgacaacggcagaccaacacggctacctacctgtaactagttatATGAGCTACACAGGGATGAGCATGGCTGGATTAACCCCACCTTCTTTAGGAACATGGACCAAGGAGTTAACATCCAAGAATGGTCCATACCcactggcttccaacaaaaggaCAAAGCTGTCACCCTGAGGCTCTTTTTGTCTGGAATGTGCACAGCTTTAGCAGACAGGAAAGGGGCCCAAGTGAGGAGGAATTTGAGCAGCTGAACCAGGCAGGGAGAGGCAGAAACAGCAGTGCAGACTACTCTGGTCTCAGTGGGATAGCCTCTCCTACCAGGTCACAAAGGGCTGGATGCCCCCCATGCCAAGAGAGACAGTTACCGTGGAGGTGTCATCATGGTTTCATTGTTAGCACAATAGTTCACTTAATAGCCTCAGTTTAGGGCTCAATTCATGAGGTGGGAGtgtttttcctttgccttttATGAAAACCCCTCAAACTTTCaggccctccaaatgtccctgttttccagggatgtccctgatttggagacgccatcccggtttctgatttgatcccggaatgtcccgcttttccttagaatgcccctattttcattggagaaatgttggagggtatggtgttatttgactcccgagctgtctgaaggcaatcctgtatagggaagttttaaatgtttaatgttttattgtgtttttatatatgttggaagccgcccagagtggctggacaACTCATTAAGATGTGTaggtataaatagtaaacttatcattatggaatggggcatccctattttcaccagagaaatgttggagggtgtgcgtTTTACTACCGAGAAGTCCCACTGAAGTTAAAGGGTCTTACTTACGCCCAAGCGTACATCAGGATTGACCATAATTGACTTTTTGCTGCATGATGACCTCTCTAATGCTAGTTCTGTGGAGACTGTTGATTCAGCTGTGCAGGGAAGGCAGACCTCAAAATCTGAAGAAGTCCAACAATCCTTACAGGTGGGGGAAGCCCTAATAAGGACAAAAACACTAGAAAAGTGGTTCAGTTCAGGAATTCAGAGGAAACTGAGCTGATTGGTAAAGTTAGTGTTGTTGATACTTTTCATGTGATGTAAATGGGTGTAGATGGAATGGTTTATTGAATGAATGGACTTTAAACCAGTTAGGCTTGCTGAAAGGCCACAGGAGTCAAAGGAAGGGAATTCAGTAATAACCGGAAATTCAAGTATCTTATTTTGGAACTTAAAGGAAATCGTTTTTGAAGATGCTGGGGAAAGTATTCCTGGATAAGGTCTGAAACTTAAAATAAAGTTAATAGTTCATTGTTAAAGTAGGCTAAACCTAGCCCCTTCCTTTGTTAACTGTGATACAGCCCGCCCCCGCCCCGATTTACGCAGGTGTTGCATTTTGGGTTATCACACATGATGGCTGAGTGTGCATAAGCCCATTACGCCCCTGGTTCTGAccccttttccagccacttcTGGGTCGCTGTGATGCACGTGTGTGCGATCAATTGGATGCACATAAATTGGTTGTGCATAAGCCAATCAGAAATCTCTATAAATATACATTTGTGTTCTAAATTAGATTCTTTCCAAGAGAACCTCTCTGCCTTTGAAACCTGGAATAATAACCCATAACATTTCAGCAGAACTTCTTTTTCCactggaaaagtaaataaatataacttCGGTTAAGATTCTTTATGGAAAGGCACAACTgttttaataatctttttttaaaagcttttgcaACATGTTTTTTATCACTGTGCAACTGCATTGTGTTTTTCATATGTGTTATACACTCTCATCTCTTGCCATTATGGAAATATTATTTGATAATTTGAAGCAAGTGTTCTTCCCTTGAGTCTTTTCAGATTCAAAAATATTCTGTCGGTGTCAATTCTGCCAGAACACAGCGAAGCTCAGGCAGGACTACTTCCTCCATATGATATCTTGCATTGTCTAGTTACACCCAGACTTTTTTCTCGCAAGCGGCTTACCTTGCATGCTGCTTTCTTAGGGTCACTAGTTCAGAGGCATCAAGAACAATCAACCTGTGGATGGGGCCACCCTCAAAAGCAGAGACAACGTGAGCTAAAGGAGATGTAAGCTTGATGTACTTATGTACTTACAAGACAGTGTGTGTGACTTCAAGCTCAAGCTGCTACAACTGAAATACTACAACAGCTAAGGCGTAGACGAGTCGAAGAAAGGGAAACTAGCCTTTGCTAATCACTTTAGCTCCAAAAGGTACTGAACTGACCTAGGTCTCTAAAATTCCCAATTGGTGCCACGGAGAGCTCCACCAAACTTGTAATTCTTCTCCCTGCCGtcaaaagcttcacctgctaagTTTCTGCAAGAGCACCGGAACAGGGGCCAGGGCAAACAGGCAGCAATTCTCTCTTGGCATTTAATGAGAGCTGGCTCCAAATACATCTGCAGGCTCTAGCATGACCTTTCTCTTTGCTTATCTCAAGAGCGACCCTCCCTCTGCCAGCTTTGCTGCTGCTATCTCTGGCCCGCAGGCCTAACCGCCGGCACTTGGGTCTCTTGTTTGGATGGTGGTAGGTAGCATCTGCAAGCAGTTTGCAGCCTTTCGAGAATGAGCCGGTTCCAGGCTACCAcctttctacagtggtacctcaggttacatacacttcatgttacatactccgctaacccagaaataacgcttcaggttaagaactttgcttcaggataagaacagaaatcgtgctctggtggcgcagcagcagcgggaggtcccattagctaaagtggtgcttcaggttaagaacagtttcatgttaagaacgggcctccggaaagaattaagtacgtaaccagaggtaccactgtatctgggagGGCTTACTGTGCTTCCATTAACAACTGCATAGTacgtgtttgtttttgttttttaaggaaggagAAAATAGGTGACACTTTCCCCAGCATTGCACTGTTAGAAAAGAGTTCAGCTGCCTTATTTTGGTCAGCCATCCAGCTGATCAAAACGCAGACTTAGTAGGAAAAACAGAAACATGGACAACTTTAGCAAGGTCAGCAAGCATCAAGCAGGCGAGTCTCTCCTGGCTATGGGTAGCCCTCTGCTACCACCTAGCGGCCCATCCATCTAATGTTAATTGGCACAAGGCACAAAATATGCAAGGTGAAAGTTACAAGTAAGGGGAAGGTATCCTTGCTGCTCATCATTATAATGGTAGCAAGGACAAGGTCCTGAATTCCTTGTGACCTCTCTTTTTAAATCTTCACTCCTGTGATCTATAGCCCAATTTGCTGATCGCATGAGAAAAAGTTAATTGGCTTTCTCTTCAGACACCCAAGACCTTGTTATGGCAAAATGATGGCCGTTTCTTTTTTATCGCTTTTCAGGAGAAATCACATTATTGTTTTGGCCTTAGAACCTTGTGGGGCTCCTCTAGATGGCCTGCTTATTGAACACGCACAAAGCTTACGAAGGTTAGAACATGCCCAGTCATTCTTAAGCACTACTTCCGATTTGGTTACAGGGATATTTACATGACAAgcattcatgttttgttttgtttgttttgcttgctgCAAGTTTATAGACAACTTCCTGTTAACCATTCATTTGCCATGCACCCCTCCCCCATCACTATCCTAACCACAAGAAGACTGTTGTTTAAGTGGAGTTGTTGCACTAGGGGCAAGAGAGTGCTAtaatccactttaactgcacaAACCCAAATTTTCTAGCATGTTTAAATGCACTTTGTTAAGCTAAATTCCTTCCATCACATTCCACTGGGTAGTGTGCTTCCCGTACGAGCTGCCAGGTTATGGTTTTTGAGGGTGCAAAAGTCTGCCTTGGATCTATCCGGATAATAGGCTCACAAGCACATTATGGGGTAGTCCCACAAACCTAGAATAAAAAAGGTTTGCCAAAGCACAACATCTAGGCACTGAACCACTCCAAGCTGCTGCAAGTGTGCATgcttgttttggggttgttgttttttttgcaagtcAAAATCTTTACAGGGCAGGAAATGTAAAGGCTCTTCACTGTTTCCATTTACCTCTTGCAGTGTTaaagaaaagggaggagaggCATGCAAGGAGATGCTGGAGGCGTACCACTCATGTCTGCGGGCATTGGGCATGGCCCACCAAGATCTAGAAGCCAACCCCTTGGTAAGATATTGTCCTATGCAGTGCAAACAGTTGAAATGAAGGGGGTGGGTGCTGAATTCAAAAGGTATAGTGACAATAGCAATACTCTGGACTCAGCAGTAAACGGGATCCATTAACTGGAGCACCCTGGGACACAGGATTACCTACCAGCAAAGGATGTCCCTGAGGTAGCGGCAGTTGTGGCAACAAGACCTAGGCTCTCCACTCCTAGCTCTTTTTCAAAAGTGACCCTTCTAGGACATATAGTTGCAGACCAGGGATAATATGGCATAGATGAGAGGCAGTATGAGGAATGGGGAAGAGTAACTTATCATACCACCCTGGAGACTAGTACTGACACACGCACACCGCAAAGGGTGCCTGGGCATTTAACACAGGAACCCCAGCTAGCAAAACCTTTAGCACATAAGAGCTTTTCATCCCAAGATGACGAGATGGGAGAAGCTCCACATGCTGGATTTCTGCTAGTCAGAAGAATCTTGCCAAACAAGAGTGAGCAGCCATAGATCTAAGGCTAGGAGGAGGCTTGCAGTCAGCAATACCAAGCTAAAGGTAAAAGTtcaggacccctggatggttaaatccagtcagacttgattatggggttgcggcgctcatctcgcttcaggccgagaaAGCCGGTgcttgtctgcaaacagctttccaggtcatgtggccagcatgactataccactcctggtgcaatgggacaccacgGTGAgtgccagagagcatggaaacactatttaccaACCCACcacagccgtacctatttatctacttgcactagtatgctttcaaactgctaggttggcaggagcagggacagagcaacgggagctcaccccgttgtggggattcaaaccaccggccttccgatcggcaagcccaagagactcagtggtttagaccacagcgccaccttgctATATCCATTCTTCACAGAAATTGTGGAAGGTATAGAATAGGTGGGggctgcaaaaaagagagaagctgAAGACTGTAATGCTGAGGGGAGGAACGCCCAGCTGTATCATCACCCTGTGGTTTCGCTTCCTTATTCTTACAGCCGCCAAGTCACTGAGGGACCTGCTCGACTGAGTCTTCCGGCTCCCAGAAACTCCATGGCACTCAAGAAGCAAAGTTCCAGGGTGGGGACTGCGCAGGGCTGGACGCGACGCTCCCTGGAACAGCTGGAGCAAGGGCTCCCAAGTGCAATAAAGCCCTTTTATTTTACACAGGCTGGGCCTGCATTAGTTACCGAGTCGTTGCTCTTTATTCCACCCACATCAGGGTGATCCTGGCCCAACTTGaaatccctgcctccccccaggagGTTGTTGACCCTGCCTTTGCTGTATCTGCTTCGAATATGTATCATTTATATatagcacctttaaaaaaaagtttgaaaaagtgCTTTATGATCTTTTCTTGCCTTGAGTGCCTGCTGATTTAGCCCCGAAAGAGGTCCATTCTCCTCATTGCTGTCGGCACAACCAATCCTAGACATCACACATGCAGACAGTACTTTGCATCCGGATCTCAGAAGACATTTCAAATGAActtctggggcaacccagtaaaaaaaaaaaataaataagaaaaagggAACTGCCCCTGTGGACCTTGGTTCAACGGGCTTGATGTAGCCTGCAGGAGTTAAGTGCCCGTATAATTCAAGAAAATGGGCAGCTCTTTTTCCAGTATATGGTGCAAATATTAGAAACTCAGTCCATCTCTAAGTTTCCTTTACTTTCCAGGGCTCTTTAATCCAGCCCCAACCAGCCATTTTAGCAAGGAAACTTCAGGCACAATTGCATACACTGATGCTGCACACAATTTGTTGAACTGGAAAGGGGATGTAAAAGGATA is a genomic window containing:
- the LOC117059180 gene encoding cytochrome c oxidase copper chaperone-like, which codes for MSESHSDATAEGQGAPDPTTEEPPCAELKAASEECVKEKGGEACKEMLEAYHSCLRALGMAHQDLEANPLPPSH